In Sulfitobacter albidus, the following proteins share a genomic window:
- a CDS encoding AAA family ATPase: protein MRRIMIVGGPGSGKSTLARTLGARLGLPVHHMDHIHWQGVWDERPKEEKIRLAHAVEAQDAWVFEGGNSATYDNRMARADTVIWLDLPVGLRLWRVTKRTLRYVGRTRPDLPEGCRERLNRETVVFYRFIWRMRHVQRAKIAERFNAARPDLTRVHLRSPAEVRAWLAQI from the coding sequence GCGCGCACGCTGGGCGCGCGTCTGGGCCTGCCCGTGCATCACATGGACCACATTCATTGGCAGGGTGTCTGGGACGAACGCCCTAAAGAGGAAAAGATCCGCCTGGCCCATGCCGTCGAGGCGCAGGATGCCTGGGTGTTCGAGGGGGGCAATTCGGCGACCTATGACAACCGCATGGCGCGGGCGGATACGGTGATCTGGCTCGATCTGCCGGTGGGCCTGCGTCTGTGGCGGGTGACAAAGCGCACGCTGCGCTACGTCGGGCGGACGCGGCCGGATCTGCCGGAGGGGTGCCGCGAAAGGCTCAACCGCGAGACGGTGGTGTTCTACCGCTTTATCTGGCGGATGCGGCACGTCCAGCGCGCAAAGATCGCGGAGCGGTTCAATGCTGCGCGCCCGGATCTGACCCGCGTGCATCTGCGCAGCCCCGCCGAAGTGCGTGCGTGGCTCGCGCAGATCTAG